From the Coffea eugenioides isolate CCC68of chromosome 1, Ceug_1.0, whole genome shotgun sequence genome, the window TCTGAAATTTACTCAGCTTCAATTTCTCAGCAAGGTTATTAAGAAATATAGGTCTTGGGTTTTGTCCTTCAAAGCATGAATATGTAACAATATTTGCAATCCCGGTTCTGATTTTATCAGAGAAAGTTCAGGACTTCAGGGTCATATTTGTACCTGTGCACAACAAAGATTTACGGGTTTTGAAATCTTTAGTCTTGAATTATCCGGCTGTTCTATATTGCACGTATCTTGGTTTTTAACTCACAATCAAAGCACTAAGCGGGATGACTTTTAAACGTTTTTAGTAGACTCGTTGGTAGACTCGTTGCGGTTTTTAGTGACTTAATCAGAAGCCTCCTTAATATGTGAAATCGATCCGACGGGTATTGGTAGACTCGTTGCCGACTCTAATCGTTTAGTTCAGCAAAAAAGGAGGATTTGGACAATGAAGGAGAAGAGACCCTGGCAGAAACTATGCAAGCATGATGGTAATGGAGTTGTGAATGCACCATACAACTAGCGACACacctttttttaattaaaataaatgcaaagaagCAGTTAAATAGGTCTTTGTCACGATGAAGACAAAACTTAgtagaacagaacgaaaattttcttattcaaacAGCACAAGGGTATAAAGACTGTCTCCGGCCTCTTATTTAGAGATTTatccatttccatttccttttcAACATTGTCCAGGACAATTAGAACAGAAGATTCATTTCAGACAATTTACTCCCGAAACACAAAGGGTCCAAACACTAGAGCTCCACATTAAACAACTGAAGCCACTGGACTGCCAGAACATCAACTCATGTAGCTTTCCACGAGGACAATGGTGGAGTATTGGCAAACCTCCAAGTAAGAGCCAAGTACTGAGGTGCTAATCTTTCACCCTTGATTGCATTAGCGATGGACTCGAGTTCAGCCACTTCCTCTGAGGTTAACTTGACAGATAAAGCCTTGATGTTACTCTCGAGGTTCCGTATCTTGGTGGTTCCTGGAATTGGACAGACATCATCTCCTTGGTGATGAACCCATGCCAATGCTAACTGAGATGGAGTACAACCCTTCCTTGAAGCCATTTCCTCAACCTGCTCATACATTTTCAGATTGTGCTGAACATTTTCTGGCTGAAATCTTGGGTTTGCCTGCACAAGTACCAGAGAGAGATTTCAATTGCTATGGATACAAGGTTGTTGGCTGAATTTTCCAATTAGACCAAGGTataaaaccaaaacaaaaaagagaaggaaataaGCGCCTCTGTATGCATAAATATGCACCCAGGAAGTCACATAGATATGTAAGGCGAAATGAAGACCTAAAACCAAAAGACAGAGAAACAAGCACCTCTTTCTTTACGCATTCCTATGTACCCAATAAGACACACAAACGTGTACAGATACTGCAGATCTTTAATGGCAAGCCTGGGTAACTCGGTAAAGGTTCTCCTCAGAAGGAGCAATTAGTAGTTCTAAAGGTCATGTATCAGCATCAATCAGCACTTGGTGTTGGTCATATTGCTATTATTGCATGTCATGTAAAAGTGAAGGGGTACAATATTTACTAGACAGTAGATAAGGCAGAAGAAAGCTGCCAAAGTTATACACCAGTAGAATATAAATCAGATTTGTTCAAATAGTTAGAAGGAAATAAGGCCACAAAAAATGTACAAGCTTCATGACATAGAGACTAGAGTAACTGCTACGTGCTGAGCAAAAACATAGCGTTGTTACTACTTATCCACCAAAAGAGGCAAGATATGGCATGGCAAATTCTTCTGCAAACACAATCCAAATGTCTTAGGATTAATAGTTtgacaagaaaatgaatgatataagaaacaaaatttgtTTTGTATTATTCCTAGTTATCCTAATTGTATTGGGTCTATCCTTCGTGGATCTAATGCAGGCAAAATGGATCTCATGGAGATGAACAACTCATTAGGACCAACCTTTCGGACATCAAAATCAGGAGTTGTGTTCAGATTCTCAACCAATTTTGGTCCAGATGCCAAGAATCCGCTTCCTAGGGGACCAAAAGCAACAATCCCAATTCCAAGTTCCCTGGAAAAAGAGCAATTGGGTGACAATTTGTTGATCATTATTCCTCCTAACTAGTTTGCTTTGCCAATGCATAAGAAATGCCTTACCTGCAAGTAGGAATAACACTTTCTTCAGCATCTCGTGTCCACAAAGACCACTCGAGCTGAACTGCTGTTATTGGATGTACTGCATGTGCCCTTCTGATAGTCTCCGGTGAGGCCTCTGACAGCCCTATCCATTTTACTTTGCCCTCTTCAACCAGCTTCTTAAGTTCTCCAACCTAACAAAAACTAGTAACTTGAGAAGTATCCAAACTCCAAATTGTTTAAAATGAAGAACATGCATTTGTGATATCCACTGTCCACTTAATTCACTAAGTAATTAGTGACTACTCCAAGGTAATCTTCCATGGCTTCCATTTGTTTATCATATCGTGCACATGTGAGCCAGATGCAATCGTTTATCGCAAGATACTTTAACTCAAAAATCACGAGCGATGAATTCGAATAGATAAATTAGTGTTTGTAGTTGTTAAAGTAAACACTGAATACATAGTTGTATTGCCACAAACATTATACTCAGCTTATTAGTTATTCGGTAAAGAGGGCAAACCGTGGCTTCAATAGGCACACGAGTGTCAATTCGGTGAACATAGTAGAGATCAATGTAATCAACGTCCAGACGTTTCAGACTAGCCTCGCACGCAGCTCTAACAAATGCTGGTTCACCACAGACGCCGGCTCTGGTCCCATCTTCACGTATTACGTGCCCAAACTTGGTCGCTAGTTGCACCTTCTCCCTGTATCCTCCCTTCAGGGCCTACAAACCAAGGTATCGAAATAAATCGAACTTATCCCCCTCAAAACCAGCAAATTTCTCCAGATAAAGCAATGTACTTTCAGTTTCTTCTTTCGTTCTTTATGAGTCAAATTTGAGGTCAGTTGACATAATCCACTAGCAAGCTATTACATCCAAACATCAATACTAAAGAGTGGCAAAAAATTGCAGAGCTTGAAGCTACGAAGTGAATGACCCCCTTTACATGTTAAGATAAACCATAGACAGATGGTGGTGAAAAAGAGAGAGTAAAATCCAGCCTCTAAATTGGAATTTTCATACTATAATCTTCTGAAATTAAAACAACTTTATGCAGAGCCATTATTCATGGGTTTTCTTGCACCCAAAAGCTTCTTGAAAACATCATTAGGTGCTTGCACTTCGGCATCAAAACCTACATAGATAGTTAATCTATGCATTTTCCATTTCTAAAGATTTGTGTTCTTTCTTAATTGACACCACCACAAAAAAAGGTCAATTTCAGCAGATGAATCGTAGTTCAAAGCCTTTGATcatactgttttttttttttttttgcctttgaTCGTACTTATTCACCTGCTTTCCTAAAATTATCAAGCACCAACGCATAGTAACAGATGAAGGTAATGGACGAGGTGAAAGGAGTAGCTGAGCTGAATCTATGATAACGGGGGGTGGGGGGCTAGATTATGGTACCTTTCCAATGAGAATTTCGTTGGTGTGAGGGCCATAGGCGTCGGAAGTGTCGAGGTGGGTGATGCCACTGTCGATGGCATGGTGGATGAGAGGGATCATCTCGGACTCCGATTTGGGATTGCCATAGAAAGCAGACATGCCCATGCATCCAAGCCCCTGTACAGATACTTGTAGGCCTTGGGAGCCCAGCTTGACCTTCCTCACTGCtgccatcttcttcttcttcttcttcttccttctttacTTTTCTCAGCTTCCTTTGTGCACAAGACGAATAATATATAGCAGTCAGCAGGGCGCGTACTGCTTTTTCCTAGGCAGCAAGGAATCTTGTCGGGTCTTCTTTTTCGTTCTTGTCAGTAATATAAGAATACTTAAATGTTAGATACAAATGTGAGTGACAACTcttactaataattattacgTGAACTATATTTGTGTTtatggtttgtttggatagtgtattatttaaaatattatttggaataattactgtagcactttttgtgatgtcatgtatatgagataaaaagtagttgggaatataaaaagataggttgagaaatgtgtttgtgatgcaagcgaaatattatttgaaataattttggtatccaaacactcccgtttaaagtaaaaattttttatcaaaagaaTACGAAGAGAGATAATTTGATTTGATTAGGTCTACTTTCGAAAATCCATTTGTTATTGGCATGTTGAATTATTGGATACAAATCAAATGaatccactttttttttttaaaaaaaattattctattTTGTGTCTCATGATacaagaaagatgcaaaaaagaaataaaaaattgtgaACTCACTATTACAATCAGCGCTTAATATTGCATAGAAGATTTGGTGACATTTGGATTGTAGTTTTCTATTAAAAaatgttttatattttttatgaatatatttttaatcatttttttattttatatatatcaaaattattgtagtatatttttaaaaaattttaaaaaatagtaaTCTAGACATTAAACTTTggtttcaaaacaaaaaaaaaaaattggtcgGACCTTTATCCATTCACCCAAAGCAGATAATAGAATGATCCTAAAATACTCTTTTTGGATtggtcattttttcaaaaataagtttttcaaatacaaaacTACAGtaatacataaataaaaataacttaaaaatatttcatacatacaatatatcaaatattttaaaaaatatttataataaaagtttttcatatacattgttacagtaaaatttttcaaaaatatctcCAAAACCAGCTAATCCAAATGGAGTAATAAtaaatgagaggaaaaaaaaaaaaccaaaagagcGGATTTGAGCAGGAGATGCTGACAAATAAGCATACTGTACAGTGGGCCATGACCCGTGAATCAAAAAGCGCGGATGAATTTCTTACCCAGTCATCCCCTATTTTAATATTGAGCTATATTTTGGTATTTATCTTATTAAGATGTATATTAAGTATCTGAAAAATTAATTGGTAGTCTTATGATATCATTAATTTGCCTACGACCTTAGTATCACAATCACAACCACTTTCCCATGCTTTATCAAATGGCTCAGTTTAGTCAAGTATTTTCCTCATTCAGGCGCCACGTTCCGTGTCAAATTTGTCATCTTGTGGATCCATAattccagatttgggttgaCTTGAACAACCCAAACTttgacccccaaaaaaaaaatacctatAGTTCTCCCCACCTCTAACCCCACGCTCCccaacttcaaaaaaaaaaaaaaaaaaaaaaaaaaaatctagatgAATAATGTAAAGAATAACTTATgataaagaagaaaataattatataatgaGATTCTTTGTAGTTCATTTTAATCTTCCTAATCGATGAAGGACTTGAGCATGTTGGAGGCTTGTGAATCAATGTTAATTCATTGAGTTAATATTATATATACAAAATATCGAGTTCAAAAATAATTCTACGCCTAAATTGGATTACGCTTATCCCAATAAAGTCCAATTCTTTCTATCTGTGTAAAAGCTATAATATTTATGAAAAATTGTATACATTTTTTAAAGTTCTTGTATAAGTCTAACGGGATTATTTTCCTACTTAATTACAATACAGAATATTCATCAAAATATCATTGTTAAAAATTATCACTTAATTACAATTTCATTGATTCATTGGAATATCACTTAAAAAACGAAACATTTAAAATTGGACCAGCATCAGTTAAGCCTGTAAGCCCAATCGCATAAAACGCGTGTCTTGGGCCTTCATGGTAGCCGTAGCCTGGTATTCGTCAGTCTGATGAGGACTTTTGTCTTGGAGTGATCTTGGGTCAAGATCATAAAACTTGACCCGTAGTTTTATAATAATGTGTGGATTGGGAGAATAGAAAGTTGACCCGTAGTGGTGTATATGACAACCGTGCATTATACTgatcttacaaaaaaaaaaaaaatttgtacatTACCCTTATAGTTTTGACGGGGCTACAAATGCTAAA encodes:
- the LOC113765188 gene encoding auxin-induced protein PCNT115-like produces the protein MAAVRKVKLGSQGLQVSVQGLGCMGMSAFYGNPKSESEMIPLIHHAIDSGITHLDTSDAYGPHTNEILIGKALKGGYREKVQLATKFGHVIREDGTRAGVCGEPAFVRAACEASLKRLDVDYIDLYYVHRIDTRVPIEATVGELKKLVEEGKVKWIGLSEASPETIRRAHAVHPITAVQLEWSLWTRDAEESVIPTCRELGIGIVAFGPLGSGFLASGPKLVENLNTTPDFDVRKANPRFQPENVQHNLKMYEQVEEMASRKGCTPSQLALAWVHHQGDDVCPIPGTTKIRNLESNIKALSVKLTSEEVAELESIANAIKGERLAPQYLALTWRFANTPPLSSWKAT